A region of Subtercola boreus DNA encodes the following proteins:
- a CDS encoding ABC transporter permease, translating to MPRTASPGPAAVPRWILAIAVVGAFFVVLPLVAMVVRVNWGEFVPLITSDESVDALLLSLRTSAAATALCIVFGVPLALALSRTSFPGQRILRSVVLLPLVLPPVVGGIALLYTFGRQGLLREPMNLLGIQIAFSTTAVILAQTFVALPFLVLSLEGALRTVGTRYEAVAATLGAGPTTVLRRITLPLVLPALVSGAVLSFARALGEFGATLTFAGSLQGVTRTLPLEIYLQRETDPDAAVALSLVLVAVAILVVGLAHRVGSRNAAGGVLS from the coding sequence GTGCCGCGCACCGCATCCCCGGGCCCCGCGGCCGTTCCCCGCTGGATCCTCGCCATCGCCGTCGTCGGCGCATTCTTCGTGGTGCTGCCGCTGGTGGCGATGGTCGTCCGGGTCAACTGGGGCGAATTCGTCCCGCTGATCACCTCCGACGAGTCGGTGGATGCCCTGCTGCTCAGTCTCCGCACGAGCGCAGCCGCGACGGCGCTCTGCATCGTCTTCGGGGTGCCGCTCGCGCTGGCGCTGTCCCGCACGTCGTTCCCCGGGCAGCGGATCCTCCGCTCGGTGGTGCTGCTCCCCCTCGTGCTGCCTCCCGTGGTCGGCGGCATCGCGCTGCTCTACACGTTCGGCCGCCAGGGACTGCTGCGTGAGCCGATGAACCTGCTGGGCATCCAGATCGCGTTCTCGACGACCGCCGTCATCCTGGCGCAGACCTTCGTCGCCCTGCCGTTCCTCGTGCTGAGCCTCGAGGGGGCGCTCCGCACGGTCGGCACGCGCTACGAGGCCGTCGCCGCAACCCTCGGCGCCGGCCCGACGACCGTGCTGCGGCGCATCACCCTGCCGCTCGTACTCCCCGCGCTCGTCTCCGGCGCCGTGCTGTCGTTCGCCCGGGCACTTGGCGAATTCGGCGCCACCCTCACCTTCGCCGGCAGCCTGCAGGGTGTCACCCGCACACTGCCGCTCGAGATCTACCTGCAGCGCGAGACCGATCCCGACGCTGCCGTGGCCCTCTCCCTCGTGCTGGTCGCGGTCGCCATTCTCGTCGTCGGCCTCGCCCACCGGGTGGGCTCCCGCAACGCGGCGGGGGGCGTGCTCTCGTGA
- a CDS encoding sulfate/molybdate ABC transporter ATP-binding protein, with protein sequence MSLAFRATVAARGFDVSFSLAEGETLAILGPNGAGKSTLLNLIAGLLTPDSGEAVLGGEVLFRVPGGAGAPDRAPDDRPARRVLTPPHARSVALLAQEALLFPHLSVLNNVAFGPTSAGVKRSESLRTARRWLAEVDAAEFESRKPAQLSGGQAQRIAVARALAADPKLLLLDEPLAALDVAVAPAIRRMLRRVLEGRTAIIVTHDVLDAFTLADHVIVLDRGHVVESGPTRRVLQQPLDPFTADIAGLNVLSGIRTAHGMRTAAGDDLVLAEADDLPPGSACTVAIRPSSIRVTAEHPAGVPNTLALTLQDLEPRGDLVRVRAGDLSADVAPALAADLDLTPGAAVWFSFEPSAGALYATGS encoded by the coding sequence GTGAGCCTGGCCTTCCGGGCGACCGTCGCCGCGCGGGGCTTCGACGTCTCGTTCAGCCTCGCAGAGGGCGAGACGCTCGCGATCCTCGGCCCGAACGGTGCGGGAAAGTCGACCCTGCTGAACCTGATCGCGGGGCTGCTCACCCCCGATTCGGGCGAGGCCGTGCTGGGTGGAGAGGTGCTGTTCCGGGTGCCGGGGGGTGCGGGTGCGCCCGACAGGGCTCCGGATGACCGGCCCGCCCGCCGCGTGCTCACACCGCCCCACGCGCGGAGCGTCGCCCTTCTCGCCCAGGAGGCCCTGCTCTTCCCTCATCTCAGCGTGCTGAACAACGTGGCGTTCGGACCGACCAGCGCGGGGGTGAAGCGCTCCGAGTCCCTCCGCACCGCGCGGCGCTGGCTGGCCGAGGTGGATGCCGCGGAGTTCGAGTCGCGAAAGCCCGCCCAGCTCTCCGGCGGCCAGGCGCAGCGCATCGCCGTCGCCCGCGCCCTCGCGGCCGATCCGAAGCTCCTGCTGCTCGACGAACCGCTGGCCGCCCTCGACGTGGCCGTCGCACCCGCGATCCGCCGCATGCTGAGGCGCGTCCTCGAGGGCCGCACGGCCATCATCGTCACGCACGACGTGCTGGACGCCTTCACGCTCGCCGACCACGTGATCGTCCTCGACCGCGGACACGTCGTCGAGAGCGGCCCGACCCGCCGGGTGCTGCAGCAACCGCTCGACCCCTTCACGGCAGACATCGCCGGCCTCAACGTGCTGTCGGGCATCCGCACCGCCCACGGAATGCGCACAGCGGCCGGCGACGACCTCGTGCTCGCTGAGGCCGACGACCTTCCGCCCGGCAGCGCCTGCACGGTCGCGATCCGTCCGTCGAGCATCCGGGTGACCGCGGAACACCCCGCCGGAGTCCCGAACACTCTCGCCCTCACTCTGCAGGATCTCGAGCCCCGCGGCGATCTTGTGCGGGTGCGCGCCGGCGATCTCTCGGCCGACGTGGCACCGGCGCTCGCGGCCGATCTCGACCTCACGCCGGGGGCGGCGGTGTGGTTCTCGTTCGAGCCGTCGGCGGGGGCGCTCTACGCGACCGGGAGCTGA
- a CDS encoding NeuD/PglB/VioB family sugar acetyltransferase codes for MADILVIGASALAREALNVIRSGSEHRACGVLDDSPPRWGTSIGGVPVLGGVDTVAQYPGASLVICVSLGSTRARLVNRLQDLGVRDDRYAQLIHPSVEVPRNCRVGVGSIILAGVVMTADVMIGRHVVIMPNVTLTHGNRIQSFATLGAGSALGPGVRVGEEATLGMNSTVRDRVRVGDRSVLGLGSALLRDQPPGETWMGVPAAPNRTTETTASNTPPLRSIGNF; via the coding sequence TTGGCTGACATCCTGGTGATTGGAGCGAGCGCCCTCGCTCGCGAAGCCCTCAACGTGATCCGCTCCGGCTCAGAGCACCGTGCCTGCGGCGTACTCGACGATTCCCCGCCCCGTTGGGGCACCTCGATCGGCGGTGTCCCCGTGCTCGGCGGCGTCGACACGGTGGCCCAGTACCCCGGCGCCAGCCTGGTGATCTGCGTGTCCCTCGGTTCAACGCGAGCGCGCCTGGTCAACCGGCTGCAGGACCTGGGTGTGAGAGACGACCGCTACGCCCAGCTGATCCACCCGAGTGTCGAAGTCCCCCGCAACTGCCGGGTGGGTGTCGGCAGCATCATCCTGGCAGGGGTTGTCATGACCGCCGACGTCATGATCGGCCGGCACGTGGTCATCATGCCGAACGTCACCCTCACCCATGGCAACCGCATCCAGTCGTTTGCGACTCTCGGTGCCGGCAGTGCGCTCGGGCCGGGGGTGCGGGTGGGGGAAGAAGCCACCCTCGGCATGAACTCGACCGTTCGCGACCGCGTCCGAGTCGGCGACCGGTCGGTCCTCGGCCTCGGCTCCGCCCTCCTCCGCGACCAGCCGCCCGGCGAGACCTGGATGGGCGTGCCCGCCGCGCCGAACAGGACGACCGAGACGACAGCCTCCAACACCCCTCCGCTCCGATCGATTGGAAACTTCTGA
- a CDS encoding DUF1972 domain-containing protein yields the protein MSGIEPRRLRIALVGTRGVPAAYGGFETAVEEIGQRLVARGHEVTVYCRRTNAPRQKRFLGMKLVHLPAVKAKTVETLSHTALSVLHMFFTKRNDVAFVFNAANSPFVPIVRARGAATAVHVDGLEWKRGKWGKTGRKYYRIAEELAVRQADALISDAAGIADYYSHEFGIPTELLTYGTKVLREPATDRLSELGLEAGRYHLVVARFEPENHVDIIVEGYHASDATLPLVVVGSAPYAAAYTERIAQTAGSDDRIRMLGGVWDQEQLDQLYANALSYLHGHSVGGTNPSLLRAMGAGTAVIAYDVVFNREVLGTDGRFFSDSAEVALELAAAEALVDETAERGANLRERAASMYDWDIVTAGYEELAMRLALGHSTRGISRGVRNAVPWEARSGSDRIVAADRVEAHIEETL from the coding sequence ATGTCAGGGATTGAGCCCCGCCGCCTCCGCATAGCCCTCGTCGGCACGCGAGGTGTCCCGGCCGCCTATGGCGGCTTCGAGACGGCCGTCGAAGAGATCGGCCAGCGCCTGGTGGCCAGGGGCCACGAGGTGACTGTCTACTGCCGGAGGACCAACGCTCCGAGGCAGAAGCGCTTCCTCGGGATGAAGCTCGTGCATCTCCCTGCCGTCAAGGCGAAGACGGTCGAGACCCTCAGCCACACCGCCCTGTCCGTGCTGCACATGTTCTTCACGAAACGGAACGACGTCGCCTTCGTCTTCAACGCGGCGAACTCCCCGTTCGTCCCGATCGTCCGGGCCCGGGGTGCCGCCACGGCGGTGCACGTCGACGGTCTCGAATGGAAACGAGGCAAGTGGGGCAAGACGGGACGGAAGTACTACCGGATCGCCGAAGAGCTCGCCGTCCGCCAGGCCGACGCGCTGATCTCCGACGCGGCCGGCATCGCCGACTACTACAGCCACGAATTCGGCATCCCCACCGAACTTCTCACCTACGGCACCAAAGTGCTGCGCGAACCCGCGACAGACCGACTCTCGGAACTGGGTCTCGAAGCGGGGCGGTACCACCTCGTCGTGGCGCGGTTCGAGCCGGAGAACCATGTCGACATCATCGTCGAGGGCTACCACGCCAGCGATGCGACCCTTCCCCTCGTGGTCGTGGGTTCGGCCCCCTACGCTGCTGCGTACACGGAACGAATCGCCCAGACGGCGGGCTCGGACGACCGCATCCGGATGCTCGGTGGGGTGTGGGACCAGGAACAACTCGACCAGCTCTACGCCAATGCCCTGAGCTACCTCCACGGACACTCTGTCGGTGGTACCAACCCGTCGCTCCTGCGCGCCATGGGCGCCGGGACGGCCGTCATCGCCTACGACGTCGTGTTCAACCGCGAGGTCCTCGGCACGGACGGCCGCTTCTTCTCGGATTCCGCCGAGGTCGCCCTGGAGCTCGCAGCCGCCGAAGCACTCGTCGATGAGACGGCGGAGCGGGGCGCCAACCTCCGCGAACGCGCGGCCAGCATGTACGACTGGGACATCGTCACGGCGGGCTACGAAGAACTGGCGATGCGCCTGGCGCTCGGTCACTCGACCCGAGGTATCAGCAGGGGCGTGCGGAATGCCGTGCCGTGGGAAGCGCGGTCGGGCTCTGACCGCATCGTCGCCGCCGATCGGGTCGAGGCCCACATCGAGGAGACCCTGTGA
- a CDS encoding CDP-alcohol phosphatidyltransferase family protein — MIDGQIGSRSAAPPRETYRETVGRLASAQKKAAPGAPAYSIYVNRRVGRYLAAWAFRAGLTPNNVTAISAAGTFSGIILIAVLPLSWYAGVGIWLLLAVGYAFDSADGQVARLRGGGSLGGEWLDHVVDSLKIASLHLAVLVTMFLHLDLASPWLLLVPIGYSIVASVSFFAMILNDQLKRVHEQRTQSDVPRGRSTLIRSLLVIPTDYGFLCLIFVLLGAPVLFFVVYALMFVANAGHLLLASRKWFRDMSRLS, encoded by the coding sequence GTGATCGACGGACAGATCGGATCCAGATCAGCGGCGCCCCCTCGCGAGACCTACCGTGAGACAGTGGGTCGCCTGGCCTCGGCCCAGAAGAAGGCCGCGCCGGGTGCACCCGCCTACTCGATCTACGTCAATCGGAGGGTCGGGCGCTACCTCGCGGCCTGGGCATTCCGCGCCGGGCTCACCCCGAACAATGTGACGGCGATCAGCGCAGCGGGCACCTTCAGTGGGATCATCCTGATCGCGGTCCTGCCCCTGTCCTGGTACGCCGGTGTCGGGATCTGGCTCCTGCTGGCCGTCGGCTACGCCTTCGACTCCGCCGACGGCCAGGTCGCCCGCCTCCGCGGGGGCGGCTCGCTCGGCGGCGAGTGGCTCGACCATGTGGTCGACTCGCTGAAGATCGCTTCGCTGCACCTCGCCGTACTGGTCACGATGTTCCTGCACCTCGACCTCGCGTCGCCCTGGCTGCTGCTGGTTCCGATCGGGTACTCGATCGTGGCCTCGGTCTCCTTCTTCGCCATGATCCTGAACGACCAGCTGAAGCGGGTGCACGAACAGCGCACCCAGTCCGACGTCCCGCGCGGCCGCAGCACGCTCATCCGGTCCCTGCTCGTCATTCCGACGGACTACGGGTTCCTCTGCCTCATCTTCGTGCTGCTCGGTGCCCCCGTCCTGTTCTTCGTGGTCTACGCGCTGATGTTCGTGGCGAACGCCGGTCATCTCCTGCTCGCCAGCCGCAAATGGTTCCGGGACATGAGCCGACTCTCGTGA
- a CDS encoding glycosyltransferase: protein MSDDRLAEVRLDGVTVLFAHPSGELYGSDRVLIESVQGVLGAGGRAVVALPVGGPLVDVLTAIGGEVRLLETPVLRKSMLSPAGLFGLVRSLGPGFRAGRALVKELGPDLVYVNTVTIPLWIAVGFLSRRPVLSHIHEAEGSASRAVNFALNLPLLLASRVIANSSYSVAVLSRVFPRLASRTQVVYNGVAGPAAPSASRLTLDGGLRILYVGRLSDRKGVDVAISALGILRERGSEASLEIVGAVFPGYEWYEQQLRGQINELGLAEWVQLRGFESDIWPRVAHSDVVVVPSRYDEPFGNTAVEAVLAARAVVVSDTSGLREAARGYRSSRTVRPGDPVALADSLEGIVEAWAIVREDASADRLSALERHSPDLYRQRIAHVTLELL, encoded by the coding sequence GTGAGCGACGACCGCCTGGCCGAGGTGAGACTGGACGGCGTCACGGTGCTGTTCGCCCACCCCAGCGGCGAGCTCTACGGATCCGACCGCGTGCTCATCGAGAGCGTGCAGGGTGTTCTCGGTGCCGGCGGCCGCGCCGTCGTCGCCCTGCCTGTGGGCGGGCCGCTCGTCGACGTGCTCACCGCGATCGGCGGAGAGGTCAGGCTCCTGGAGACCCCTGTGCTCCGGAAGAGCATGCTGAGCCCCGCCGGGCTCTTCGGCCTCGTCCGGTCGCTCGGACCGGGGTTCCGCGCTGGGCGCGCTCTGGTGAAGGAACTGGGGCCTGACCTGGTCTACGTCAACACTGTCACGATCCCGCTCTGGATCGCTGTCGGTTTCCTCTCGAGGCGACCCGTTCTCAGCCACATCCACGAGGCGGAGGGCTCGGCTTCCCGCGCGGTCAACTTCGCCCTCAACCTGCCCCTGCTTCTGGCGAGCCGGGTCATCGCGAACAGCAGCTACAGCGTGGCCGTGCTGAGCCGGGTCTTCCCGCGGCTCGCCAGCCGCACGCAGGTCGTCTACAACGGCGTGGCCGGCCCCGCGGCGCCGAGCGCCTCGCGCCTGACGCTCGACGGAGGCCTCCGCATCCTGTACGTGGGTAGGCTCTCCGACCGGAAGGGCGTCGATGTCGCCATCTCGGCGCTCGGTATCCTCCGCGAACGGGGATCCGAAGCCAGCCTGGAGATCGTCGGGGCGGTCTTTCCCGGCTACGAATGGTACGAGCAGCAGTTGCGCGGCCAGATCAACGAACTCGGCCTTGCGGAATGGGTGCAGCTCCGGGGATTCGAGAGCGACATCTGGCCCCGGGTCGCGCACTCCGACGTCGTCGTCGTGCCGTCCCGGTACGACGAACCGTTCGGGAACACGGCCGTCGAAGCGGTGCTCGCCGCCCGGGCGGTGGTGGTCAGCGACACCTCGGGCCTCCGCGAGGCAGCGCGCGGCTACCGTTCCTCCCGGACCGTGCGTCCCGGCGATCCGGTGGCGCTCGCCGACAGCCTCGAAGGCATCGTCGAGGCCTGGGCGATCGTCCGCGAGGATGCGTCGGCCGATCGCCTCAGCGCCCTGGAGCGGCACTCCCCCGACCTGTACCGGCAACGCATCGCCCACGTCACACTCGAACTCCTCTGA
- a CDS encoding polysaccharide biosynthesis tyrosine autokinase, translating into MDPHDYWKALRKRWAVIVTLGILGGGGAYLYAQSLPDSFQSTSAVFVSSTQGATTSELVQGSTYTQNIVQSYVQLATTPKVLAPVIAELGLDTTPNRLAKSITASTALNTVIIDITVTDGDPNRAADIANAVSQSLTSVATALAPQLAGSTSSISMEIVTPAQIAANPVAPNRRLIGISGLAIGIVVGVLYSLGRTLLDTRIRTDRDIERISDVPVIGNVERTRRRSPQPTGITMRLAPHSLMAEDYRRVRTNLEFADVDDAITSITVTSASPGEGKTTMAINIALAMAERSLRTLLIDADLRRPSVASYAQIEGAAGLTSVLVGSATLDDVIQQWAPNVDILASGVAPSNPNQLLGSTAMARLMETVKGEYDFVIVDTPPILPASDALTLTHMTDGAVVVALFNSTTRQKLSDTLGALDAVRARTIGVVINQTKPKARDGYYGRDLSIVPAVRTEADEAAGEKPAVEGPLDLQAVVAETASRPVLGHVQ; encoded by the coding sequence ATGGATCCCCACGACTATTGGAAGGCCCTGCGGAAGCGCTGGGCGGTGATCGTCACGCTCGGAATCCTGGGTGGCGGCGGTGCGTACCTCTACGCGCAGAGCCTGCCGGACAGTTTCCAGTCCACCAGCGCCGTCTTCGTCTCGTCGACCCAGGGCGCGACGACCAGTGAGCTGGTGCAGGGCTCGACCTACACCCAGAACATCGTGCAGTCGTACGTGCAGCTCGCCACCACCCCGAAGGTGCTGGCCCCGGTGATAGCCGAGCTCGGGCTCGACACCACGCCCAACCGGCTGGCGAAGTCGATCACGGCGAGCACAGCGCTGAACACCGTCATCATCGACATCACGGTCACCGACGGCGACCCGAACCGGGCAGCGGACATCGCGAACGCCGTGAGCCAGTCCCTGACCTCGGTCGCGACGGCGCTGGCCCCCCAGCTCGCGGGCTCGACCTCGTCGATCTCGATGGAGATCGTCACCCCGGCACAGATCGCCGCCAACCCCGTCGCGCCGAACCGTCGCCTCATCGGGATCAGCGGTCTCGCCATCGGCATCGTCGTCGGCGTGCTCTACTCCCTGGGCCGCACACTGCTGGACACGCGCATCCGCACCGACCGCGACATCGAACGGATCAGCGACGTTCCCGTGATCGGCAATGTCGAGCGCACGCGCCGGCGATCGCCGCAGCCCACGGGCATCACCATGCGACTCGCGCCGCACAGCCTGATGGCCGAGGACTACCGGCGGGTGCGCACCAATCTCGAGTTCGCCGACGTCGACGACGCGATCACCTCGATCACCGTGACCAGTGCGTCCCCGGGTGAGGGCAAGACCACCATGGCGATCAACATCGCCCTGGCCATGGCCGAGCGCTCGCTCCGCACCCTGCTCATCGACGCAGACCTCCGCCGGCCGAGCGTGGCGAGCTACGCCCAGATCGAGGGTGCGGCCGGGCTGACCAGCGTGCTGGTGGGCTCCGCCACACTGGACGATGTCATCCAGCAGTGGGCGCCGAACGTCGACATCCTCGCCTCGGGGGTGGCCCCGTCCAATCCGAACCAGCTCCTCGGCTCCACAGCGATGGCACGCCTGATGGAGACGGTCAAGGGTGAGTACGACTTCGTGATCGTCGACACCCCGCCCATCCTGCCGGCCTCGGACGCCCTGACGCTGACGCACATGACGGATGGCGCCGTGGTGGTCGCCCTGTTCAACTCGACCACCCGCCAGAAACTCAGTGACACCCTCGGCGCGCTCGACGCGGTTCGGGCTCGGACGATCGGCGTCGTCATCAACCAGACCAAGCCGAAGGCCAGGGACGGGTACTACGGCCGCGACCTGAGCATCGTCCCCGCGGTCAGGACCGAGGCGGACGAGGCCGCGGGCGAGAAACCCGCCGTCGAGGGTCCCCTCGATCTTCAGGCGGTCGTCGCAGAGACCGCGAGCCGGCCGGTCCTCGGACACGTGCAGTGA
- a CDS encoding glycosyltransferase produces MSLESGTGERRVTLPHVRLYRSLRSAHLERAHLLRPATILYSEKRYDFDDALTAGLDLVEAGPLAGARLLVRSPVRTLEVNEPLMLDSLAASVLALAALRWRRMLGSPRTQVVTYAIGNADPFTPGPSARFRTRVRRRLERALASIVWRRIDRVAFGTSAARQTYEEVFGRRGLPQRAMLIPALPAPAPSPSSGEHPRVDGCVVFLGALSERKGIRVLLGAWPLVRRECPGATLLIMGKGALQAEVLRSATTEAGIDVDIDPGRNRIHDRLDEARVLVLPSQPTATWREQVGLPILEGLSHGLSVVTTTETGLADWLDRNGHYVVSDAGSADELAGQIIRAIRDDRKPADITRDLPWTDGRLAADHWLFDGTVPVPALPRVIAG; encoded by the coding sequence GTGAGCCTCGAGTCCGGCACCGGAGAACGGCGCGTCACACTGCCGCACGTGCGCCTCTACCGCTCCCTCCGGAGCGCGCACCTCGAACGGGCCCACCTCCTTCGTCCGGCCACGATCCTGTACAGCGAGAAGCGCTACGACTTCGACGACGCCCTGACTGCCGGACTGGATCTCGTGGAGGCCGGTCCGCTCGCCGGAGCTCGGCTGCTGGTGCGATCGCCTGTCCGCACGCTCGAAGTCAACGAACCGCTGATGCTCGACAGCCTGGCCGCCTCCGTGCTCGCCCTCGCTGCGCTCCGCTGGCGCCGGATGCTCGGCAGTCCCCGTACGCAGGTCGTCACCTACGCGATCGGCAACGCCGACCCTTTCACCCCCGGGCCCTCTGCCCGGTTCCGCACCCGCGTGCGCCGCCGCCTCGAACGTGCACTGGCGAGCATCGTCTGGCGCCGCATCGACAGGGTGGCCTTCGGAACGAGCGCCGCCCGGCAGACCTACGAAGAGGTGTTCGGCAGACGGGGCCTTCCCCAGCGCGCGATGCTGATCCCCGCGCTGCCCGCTCCCGCCCCGAGCCCGTCGAGCGGTGAGCATCCCCGCGTCGACGGCTGTGTCGTCTTCCTCGGCGCACTGAGCGAACGGAAAGGGATCCGGGTCCTGCTGGGAGCCTGGCCCCTGGTGCGTCGGGAGTGTCCCGGCGCGACGCTGCTCATCATGGGCAAGGGCGCCCTGCAGGCGGAGGTTCTGCGCTCGGCGACGACGGAGGCCGGCATCGACGTCGACATCGACCCCGGACGGAATCGGATCCACGATCGCCTCGACGAAGCCCGGGTGCTCGTGCTGCCGTCCCAGCCCACCGCCACCTGGCGGGAGCAGGTCGGACTGCCGATCCTCGAGGGCCTGTCGCACGGGCTCAGCGTCGTGACCACGACCGAGACCGGTCTCGCCGACTGGCTCGACCGGAATGGTCACTACGTGGTGTCCGATGCCGGATCCGCTGACGAACTGGCGGGGCAGATCATCCGGGCCATCCGGGATGACCGGAAACCGGCGGACATCACCCGCGATCTCCCCTGGACCGACGGACGACTCGCCGCCGACCACTGGCTGTTCGACGGCACCGTGCCGGTTCCCGCCCTCCCGAGAGTGATCGCCGGGTGA
- a CDS encoding polysaccharide biosynthesis protein: MTRQLTTTAGAPPKGRGILASVGSTAVAKVAVMALSGILGIITSRMIIHSFGTEAYAQYGLLASFPTLLPFADLGIAAVVINAVAGSASPRTDDFVRRTITTAFRILIVSGAIMIAVGVVITALGWWPALLGNGLIADGGSLAAFACLAIFGLVIPLTVGQRVLVGLGKTNVQVASQSVVAPFMFLAIGALVLLAVPAGTYLAVISYVGNALVSVICLFLAARVLKPQIGAAIREIPHIRSYRGVSAIGLAWPMLLQMIALPIALQTGRLLLSQIGTPQQLAEYNLSSQLFQIVLQTTAAAGLAMWPIYAKARSAGRIESPVVPTLWFLAGGLVLGGILAVASPWLTAFVSGGKITLDLWVILPWVLFVGLQAAKYPVGMYMTDKRGLVFQVVPILIMVPLNLGLSVLFIGMIGAGGPVLGSTISVLVCQFLPNLWYVSRDLARRRREA, encoded by the coding sequence GTGACCCGGCAGCTGACGACGACGGCGGGGGCGCCGCCGAAGGGACGGGGAATACTGGCCTCGGTCGGCAGCACCGCTGTGGCGAAGGTCGCGGTGATGGCTCTCTCGGGCATCCTCGGAATCATCACGAGCCGGATGATCATCCATTCGTTCGGAACAGAGGCGTACGCCCAGTACGGGCTGCTCGCGAGCTTTCCGACCCTGCTCCCCTTCGCGGATCTCGGTATCGCCGCGGTCGTGATCAACGCGGTGGCCGGTTCGGCCAGCCCCCGCACCGACGACTTCGTGCGTCGCACCATCACGACCGCTTTCCGCATCCTGATCGTCTCGGGGGCGATCATGATCGCCGTGGGCGTCGTCATCACGGCTCTCGGATGGTGGCCCGCGCTCCTCGGCAACGGCCTGATCGCCGATGGAGGCAGCCTCGCCGCCTTCGCCTGCCTGGCGATCTTCGGCCTGGTCATCCCCCTGACCGTCGGGCAGCGTGTGCTTGTCGGGCTGGGCAAGACGAACGTGCAGGTGGCAAGCCAGTCGGTCGTCGCCCCGTTCATGTTCCTGGCGATCGGTGCGCTCGTGCTGCTCGCCGTACCCGCGGGAACGTACCTCGCGGTGATCTCGTACGTCGGCAACGCGCTCGTCTCGGTGATCTGCCTCTTCCTCGCCGCCCGGGTACTGAAGCCGCAGATCGGCGCAGCGATCCGTGAGATCCCGCACATCAGGAGCTACCGCGGCGTCTCGGCCATCGGGCTCGCGTGGCCGATGCTGCTGCAGATGATCGCACTGCCGATAGCCCTGCAGACCGGCCGGCTGCTGCTCAGCCAGATCGGTACCCCGCAGCAGCTCGCCGAGTACAACCTGTCGTCCCAGCTCTTCCAGATCGTGCTGCAGACGACCGCTGCGGCAGGGCTCGCAATGTGGCCCATCTACGCGAAGGCCCGCTCGGCAGGGCGGATCGAGTCGCCTGTCGTTCCGACCCTGTGGTTCCTGGCGGGCGGCCTGGTGCTGGGCGGGATCCTCGCCGTGGCCTCGCCCTGGCTCACCGCCTTCGTCTCCGGTGGCAAGATCACCCTCGACCTCTGGGTGATCCTGCCCTGGGTCCTCTTCGTGGGGCTCCAGGCAGCGAAGTACCCGGTGGGCATGTACATGACCGACAAGCGCGGGCTGGTCTTCCAGGTGGTGCCCATCCTCATCATGGTCCCGCTGAACCTGGGTCTCTCAGTGCTCTTCATCGGCATGATCGGCGCGGGTGGACCCGTTCTCGGGTCCACGATCTCGGTGCTCGTCTGCCAGTTCCTGCCGAACCTCTGGTACGTCTCCCGCGACCTCGCCCGCCGCCGCCGGGAAGCGTGA
- a CDS encoding glycosyltransferase family 2 protein — MTETDFSGLAIIVVNYGSSALLQANLAPLTRRQPAIMVVVVDNFSTETERVAVTELAEREGWHTVMPTGNTGFGGGMNRGALRAGQLGATHLLLLNPDAEIAESAIGALLAASNRRPDTLFAPQILRPDGSVWFAGSDLYLTDGRIRSARRRSAPDPSPTEVRPWLSGACLLLSMGLWQLAEGFDEEYFLYWEDVDFSYRVLTAGGRIAVLADALAVHAEGGTQQVGGGSHAGEPKSNVYYYYNIRNRLLYAVRHLDTRSLQRWRRVTVAVAWEVLLQGGRRQLTRSPAPLLAALRGVRDGRRMVRDELRLRRRAGLTAE, encoded by the coding sequence ATGACCGAGACCGATTTCAGCGGGCTGGCCATCATTGTCGTGAACTACGGTTCCAGCGCACTGCTGCAGGCCAACCTGGCTCCGCTGACGAGGCGGCAGCCGGCCATCATGGTGGTGGTCGTCGACAATTTCTCGACCGAGACAGAACGCGTAGCGGTGACGGAGCTCGCCGAACGAGAGGGCTGGCACACGGTGATGCCGACGGGCAATACCGGTTTCGGCGGCGGGATGAACCGAGGTGCGCTCCGCGCGGGGCAGCTCGGAGCGACGCACCTGCTGCTTCTGAACCCCGATGCGGAGATCGCCGAGTCGGCGATCGGTGCGCTGCTGGCGGCAAGCAACCGACGCCCCGACACCCTCTTCGCCCCCCAGATCCTCCGGCCTGACGGCTCGGTCTGGTTCGCCGGTTCCGACCTCTATCTCACCGACGGTCGCATCCGCTCCGCGCGTCGACGCAGTGCCCCCGATCCTTCACCGACCGAGGTCCGGCCCTGGCTGAGCGGAGCCTGCCTGCTGCTCTCGATGGGGCTCTGGCAGCTCGCGGAAGGGTTCGACGAGGAGTACTTCCTCTACTGGGAGGACGTCGATTTCTCGTACCGCGTGCTGACAGCCGGCGGGCGCATCGCTGTCCTGGCCGACGCTCTGGCGGTGCATGCTGAGGGTGGTACCCAGCAGGTGGGCGGCGGGAGCCATGCCGGCGAACCGAAATCGAACGTCTACTACTACTACAACATCCGGAACAGACTGCTCTATGCGGTTCGCCACCTCGACACGCGGAGCCTCCAGCGCTGGCGGCGTGTGACCGTCGCTGTCGCCTGGGAGGTGTTGCTGCAGGGCGGTCGCCGCCAGCTCACCCGGTCACCCGCGCCGTTGCTCGCGGCCCTTCGCGGCGTGCGCGACGGCCGGCGGATGGTGCGCGACGAGCTGCGGCTGCGCCGCCGGGCCGGGCTCACGGCCGAGTGA